Within Vicia villosa cultivar HV-30 ecotype Madison, WI linkage group LG1, Vvil1.0, whole genome shotgun sequence, the genomic segment caaagatgagaaaggtaaagaggttgatgaaaaactgtaccgaggtatgataggttcactattataTCTTaccgcctcaagaccagacattatgtttagtgtgtgtatgtgtgcaagatatcaatcctgtccaaaagaatctcacctcaaggctgtcaaaagaattctgcgctaTTTACGTGAAACCATTacttatggcctatggtatccaaagggaaatgactgctacttggtaggattctccgattcagattttgctggctgcaaatccgacagaaaaagcaccagtggaacatgtcatctattctcaaattcattgataagctggcatagcaagaaacaagtatcggttgcattatctactgctgaggcagaatatgtagttgCAGGGAGCTgttgtgcgcagatattatggctcaagcaacaacttcttgactttgggaTTAAGCTTGATCATATACCTATCATTTacgacaacacaagtgcaataaacttaagcaagaatcctgtccaacactcacgaaccaaacatattgaaataaggcatcacttcctaagagatcatgtagagaaaggagacgttacatttgaacatgtagaaagcaagaagcaactagccgacatattcaccaaacctctagcaacggagcaatacttcaacattcgtagggaattagggatactagatatctctaatttgggctaactaCGCTTGTTCCTCTTaaagttattcctttactttattactatatattgattattctcaagctaacattGTTTTTTAAGGTAGCTCTTTATCAATTCAGACATCATTCCACAATGACTAAAGACTTCCATAAACGGTGACACCTATACACTGAGAAGACGGTAACatgattgttgttcacttccaaaaatatcattgatactataatatgctatcaattaacatgcttatagtgactccATACATATATATCTCTTGCTCGTATATGTGTTTCATCTTAAACATTCTCCTAAATGCTCAAGTTTTATCTATGTTTATCTTGTTACTCCCCTATTCTGTTTCTTTGTTTCTcgtttgatgttgtcaaagggggagatagatgctgagtgtacgggggagctttattATATATGCTGAGTGTACAGGGGAGcatgagtgtacgggggagccttgttgatcCTTGTTGAGCCTTTCATTACTTACTGCCAAAGCTCCTACtatcggtttgccatcatcaaaaagggggagtatgtaaatacaagatcacaatcaacaaagatgtttttgattcatggcaaactcaataagcattcaagcaacaaggcacaagcagtagaactcaaggaaaagcaagcattggtcatttgggacagagcaggtcgacctactctatATATAGGTCGACCCAACACAAGCTAAATAAGAgaaactcagaaaaacagcagtcaggtcgacctactcccaacacaggtcgacctaaaatgaagaaaattaggtatcattctgctaggtcgacctacacaacaactaggtcgacctaatctgaggaaatttctccaaatcgcatctgaagtggattctggttgACCTACCTCGACATCAGGTctacctaactgggagcaaaatcatttcaagttaatgcagctctgctaggtcgacctaagctctacaagaggtcgacctaactgatcaaaaatgccaaaatgtctgttattcttggctccaactgatagacactcatatatattatcaaagtgttcattcattgcattcaacaccaacgactgaaagatacacaaagtcttctcatcttcgttcttcgtcatgtccaacacaattacacataatcattcttgcgttgagggttagtgatgagttctataacgtccatggaacggaattgaagattcctagtgggtgaataTTTGTggtgtttttggtgaataaaatctgcgggttttgtcctccacgacaggtggttcttgggggtttttatcaagaggttttcatcaaggattcggctgagtgtggcGATTGAGGAACGGGGGTTCAAGCAAtccaagacactgcagaaaggaatcaaagtgaaactcttggataaccttgatcttgttcaagattaagggggaagaagattcaaaggatcgacataagtggtttatcgtttatcgctttgttatcttctttgtataaactgctttcaacgttaatgaaagatttcccaatttcaatttggaattgggggcagacgtagtcgtagcgaggacgaacgacgaactgcctaaacaaatatcgtgttctaatcgcttttaccttttcatttacattctgttcattattggttataattgcaaattgattaacgattcaagtgttaaaattgtgaattaaagttctgcataaacatcacaattcaccacatcttgaatcatcatcaatttgaacattgtcaccaagtgtttgtctttttgcttataccattattactgcattgcaaatcaaagtttgtcaatctagaagttaattgattctcagttgtgaaacgtattgattcgataacatatcacgtCATCGTTATTCTCAATTATCTTTTGGTTTTGTAACATATACGAtccttgcaatagcggtccggaatagacgcaagtcgattcagaaccgctttcgctctagTTCGAAATATATTCCGTAAAAACTTCtgaagatctattcaccccccctctagatcctcaggccagcgtctaacaggtgTTGGCCGAATTTGGTGGAGTGGGGGAAGGGAGAGATGTTGTTTCATGCAAATTTAATTCCGATGAAGTTTTCTCGGTGGCATCTTGTTACTCTTTTTTGGGAAAAGTTTTCATTCCGGATGGGCCTCCTAACAAGTATGATGGGGTGTATGGACTATTGTGGAAGGCGGGGGTGCCTTTCAAAATCAAGGCGTTCGGATGAAGACTTCTTCTTGATAGGATTCTGACTAAGGACTGTTTGGTGTATAGAGGTATAAATATACCTTTAGATAATTTAAAGTGGATTTTTtgtggatatgaagtagaaagtAGAAACCATTCTTTTTTTGGTTGTCGGGTGGTGAAGGCTATTTGGAATGAGATAGCTCTTTGGATGGGTAAAGAGGGTGGTATGGAGGATGGGTGTTTGTCGAATTTTATGAATTGACATTGCTTCTTCCAGGATAAAAAGGTTAAGAATAACAAGGTGGACATCGTGTGGCTTGCTACTAATTGGACGTTATGGTTGGTTCGAAATGGTGTGTGCTTCCGGGAGGAAGATTGGAATTTTAACGATACGGTTTGGAACATTAAGTACATGGTTTGGAAATGGTCTTTTTGCGGCAAAATTACACACTCCAACTGTTCGTTTTATGAGTTCATAAAAGATCCGTTTGTTTTTTTCTCATAAGTTTATTTGAttgtaattttctcttttttgtgcTGATTTTTCTTGTGCAATCAGGTTGgaaaacccttagttctccctttcaatatatcttttaaaaaaaaaaatctggatgatgcatgtcaaaagatAAACTTGATactctatttaaaaaaatacactCAACCTCAACTTCATCTCTTATATCCCAGATGCATTctacttaaaatttaaaatttatcctTATCCTTTTTCACAAGTTATCCAAATGTTTTCCAGGTTTTTTATATAATTCTTGAATTACCTCATTTATGCTTGTTACAGCAGGCTTACTCAACAAAAATGGCACTTTAGACATAATAACCCATCTTCCATCACTCTTTAAATACTCATCTTCCATCCCATCTGACTCCTCATGACCATGCAAAGTTGGATCGTTTGACTCATGATCATGCAAAGTAGCTATTATGTTATGACGTATTTTCCTACTTTATTGTCGAGATTGAAAAGTTTTCTAGCATTTCCTCGTACACCATCACTGAAGTGTACCCCTAAACACCACCGCACCACATATTTTACTTGACACCATTTGTTGATATATCGTGTCGCCGCTAAAAGTATTTCTTGTCTTGCCGTCAAAAGTGTGAAAACCTGATAATCATACAAACATGTATATAACTAAAGAATCCCCAAATTGGAAAATAGAGAGCATCCACATGAATATGAAAGCATGGTTGATAATTTTGATTtatgaaattgaattaaaaaaataccaCAAATTAACGTGAGTTGACATGATCATTGTTTTATTATTTGGAGACATTACAACACACAACTTAgtataagttataaataaatgATGATCATGATGAGTAAATAATGAAACTCTTAGTATGGTGATTCACTAGCAAAGTTGGCAGGAGGTGTATAAATGCAAGCAACCAGTGTGCCTCCATTATCACATCCCACTTTAGCACATCCAACAGTTTTTGAAGCAGACCAAACCACCTGGACATAATGACGACATTCTCGGTAACATAAGTTTCCATAGTGAAAATAATATGGTTTTTCATCCACCCACAATTTCACCGCTTCTACGCCACTTATGTCCTTCGTGCTCACCGCGATATTCTTTCCGAAAGGGAATATATAACCCTTACCATCGGACACATCCACCTTACAGTCTTTGTGTTGATTAACATATTCCTGGGCAGCTTCAGCGGCAGTGGCATTCCAATGAATATTTGGAATAATGAAACCCTCAAGTGCTACTGCTGATCTTGCTGCGTTGTGGGCGTTCACGTAGTCGTCTGCGGAGTCTTGGCCATGTGCAACCTCACTACTACCAATAATAAGTACTAAACCTAAGATACACAATACATAAAATGAACCCATTTTAATTGACAAtataaaaattctaagtgtttggTGAAAATTGTTGATGCTCTAGTCatgtttttatattgatttttttttgcaaCATAAACTTCTTTATTTACATCAATAAATTAGTATATAGAAAATTATGAATATTAAGATTATATGTATAAGTATACTCAAaataaatgttatatatatatatatatatatatatatatataggaaaattcaaatatttattaaaacttTATTCGAATACCAGATTTTTTTAAAGCAAGGattatatactatatatatatatatatatatatatatatatatatatatatatatatatatatatatatatatatatatatatatatatatatatatatatatatatatatatatatatatatatggaatatGTATATTTTATACTATATGTAAATTCATAAATtgtctttaaattaaattaatgtttgaattttcaaaacaaattaaatgtttatcatttattcattaattgtaattttttaaattgttGTAGATTTTACCAAAAACATGTAATGAATTATTTTTAACCAGATaaaaatatgaaatgatgtatagTCAATGTCTCCTTGGTTAATGGATAATAACTAGACAAATAAACTCGTGTCAAaactataattttaataatattaaggtTTCTTTTGGTGCATAATAGTAACATATCTTATCTCATTTTAGTAATAAGTGAAATATCATATTACGAAAAATTATTTCTAAAACTTATCCTATCATACTTATCCCGTTGAAATTCTTTTCCTAACTGAGAGATGACTTCGAAACTGGTAGGACAAGATTTGACTAGGATTTTGAGTTCATctttaaaaatgtattttaaattataaaatagttttgatataaacaataaaaattagataattaattaaatacataGTTTCTTATAATTACTATATTCTatctaaaattattatttttaaaataaaaaaagcttATCaactattgaaaataaaatataagttttttttttgtaatggtaGTTGTTCTTTATACAATTTCCaatcatgaaaaaaaaaactgaaacaaTTAATCTTTTCCAAATAAAAAATGCTTTTCAACGCCATAAATATTAACTTACAAAAAGTAATaaccaaaaatattaaaaaccaaaaaattggttcCAAAATTGTTCTGTGATTAAATTGTATCTTTTGTGGCCGAATTTCATATGTTTGTCATCTTAATCTACATCATCTTCATAACCTATAAATTCATActttaattttattctatttattttaaatatacatacctaatatatttcatttCTAATAACATTTTGTTTATAATATACACACTTATTATACCTAATATATTTCATCAATTTTTCATTAGCTCTAATCatcaaaatttaatattcaatCTATTTTAACAATCTACTTTCAGCTCTAATCATCAATTTTTTAAACCTTCAACTCTAATTTTCTACAAAACTAACattcatcaatttttttaacattcaactctaattttctacaaaactaacattcatcaataaaataaaaactaaaaaaaataaaatggcaAAAAAACTTATATCTTCCTTTATTAATCTTTTAATAATCTTCAaatatcttcttcaaatgctcatTCAATCATAAATATTACACCTAaaaaaatgtaaaacacaaagaaataaaatataccaaaatgaaaatattaaataaaataacataaaattataaaatatttttatattatcttAAATATTTTACGACTGGGAAGGAAGAGGATGAAATTTAGTAAAATTTGAGAGAATGGGAgaagaaaatttgagagaatGGGAGAGAATTGGTTGAGAGGAGCTTTTTTGTGTTTCTAGAACGAGAGAGAGGAAGGCTGGGAAGAAGAAGCGTTTTGGGAAAGTTAGTAAACTTTTTAGCGACGTGATTTCCACATCGCCACGCTGCGAAATGAAATTCACGTCGCAACAAACCAACGGTTACAAGCCACCTGCTCCTTGTCAGTCAACTCTGGCATTGAAGTTTTTGggtttttgcaattttgagttgcgacgtgatttacacgtcacaactgaattttgaaaaatcTAAACTTCCCCACATGTGCATATCTGACGCcaattgtttttcaatttttttgttgcgacgtgttttacacttcacaacatttttttaaaaatctttctGACTCTCCTCCTTGATTAacgttactttttatttttaaatattataaatatgttgcgacgtgatttacacgtCACAACTGGTTTATTTTACACACGTGAAAATTACGTCACTATTTCACGTGGCTAGGAAGCACATTCCTTGTAGTGGATGGAGGTGGGGTTGATTTCGGGGTTTCCGTGAATTTGGAGGCGGAGAGGGGTGTTTCGGAGGGAATAGTTCGGTTGAAGGCGGTGTTGGCCAAATTTGGTGGAGTGGGGGAAGGGAGAGATGTTGTTTCATGGAAATTTAATTCCGACGAAGTTTTCTTGGTGGCATCTTGTTACTCTTTTTTGGGAAAAGTTTTCATTCCAGATGGGCCTCCTAACAAGTATGATGGGGTGTATGGGCTATTGTGGAAGGCGGGGGTGCCTTTCAAAATCAAGGCGTTCGGATGAAGACTTCTTCTTGATAGGATTCTGACTAAGGACTGTTTGGTGTATAGAGGTATAAATATACCTTTAGATAATTTAAAGTGGATTTTTtgtggatatgaagtagaaagtAGAAACCATTCTTTTTTTGGTTGTCGGGTGGTGAAGGCTATTTGGAATGAGATAGCTCTTTGGATGGGTAAAGAGGGTGGTATGGAGGATGGGTGTTTGTCGAATTTTATGAATTGACATTGCTTCTTCCGGGATAAAAAGGTTAAGAATAACAAGGTGGACATCGTGTGGCTTGCTACTAATTAGACGTTATGGTTGGTTCGAAATGGTGTGTGCTTCCGGGAGGAATATTGGAATTTTAACGATACGGTTTGGAACATTAAGTACATGGTTTGGAAATGGTCTTTTTGCGGGAAAATTACACACTCCAACTGTTCGTTTTATGAGTTCATAAAAGATCCGTTTGTTTTTTTCTCATAAGTTTATTTGAttgtaattttctcttttttgtgcTGATTTTTCTTGTGCAatcaggttggagaacccttagttctccctttcaatatatctttaaaaaaaaaatctagatgatgcatgtcaaaagatAAACTTGATActctaattaaaaaaatacactCAACCTCAACTTCATCTCTTATATCCCAGATGCATTctacttaaaatttaaaatttatcctTATCCTTTTTCACAAGTTATCCAAATGTTTTCCAGGTTTTTTATATAATTCTTGAATTACCTCATTTATGCTTGTTACAGCAGGCTTACTCAACAAAAATGGCACTTTAGACATAATAACCCATCTTCCATCACTCTTTAAATACTCATCTTCCATCCCATCTGACTCCTCATGACCATGCAAAGTAGGATCGTTTGACTCATGATCATGCAAAGTAGCTATTATGTTATGACGTATTTTCCTACTTTATTGTCGAGATTGAAAAGTTTTCTAGCATTTCCCCGTACACCATCACTGAAGTGTACCCCTAAACACCACCGCACCACATATTTTACTTGACACTCATTTGTTGATATATCGTGTCGCCGCTAAAAGTATTTCTTGTCTTGCCGTCAAAAGTGTGAAAACCTGATAATCATACAAACATGTATATAACTAAAGAATCCCCAAATTGGAAAATAGAGAGCATCCACATGAATATGAAAGCATGgttgataatttttatttatgaaattgaattaaaaaaataccaCAAATTAACGTGAATTGACATGATCATTGTTTTATTATTTGGAGACATTACAACACACAACTTAgtataagttataaataaatgATGATCATGATGAGTAAATAATGAAACTCTTAGTATGGTGATTCACTAGCAAAGTTGGCAGGAGGTGTATAAATGCAAGCAACCAGTGTGCCTCCATTATCACATCCCACTTTAGCACATCCAACAGTTTTTGAAGCAGACCAAACCACCTGGACATAATGACGACATTCTCGGTAACATAAGTTTCCATAGTGAAAATAATATGGTTTTTCATCCACCCACAATTTCACCGCTTCTACGCCACTTATGTCCTTCGTGCTCACCGCGATATTCTTTCCGAAAGGGAATATATAACCCTTACCATCGGACACATCCACCTTACAGTCTTTGTGTTGATTAACATATTCCTGGGCAGCTTCAGCGGCAGTGGCATTCCAATGAATATTTGGAATAATGAAACCCTCAAGTGCTACTGCTGATCTTGCTGCGTTGTGGGCGTTCACGTAGTCGTCTGCAGAGTCTTGGCCATGTGCAACCTCACTACTACCAATAATAAGTACTAAACCTAAGATACACAATACATAAAATGAACCCATTTTAATTGACAAtataaaaattctaagtgtttggTGAAAATTGTTGATGCTCTAGTCatgtttttatattgatttttttttgcaaCATAAACTTCTTTATTTACATCAATAAATTAGTATATAGAAAATTATGAATATTAAGATTATATGTATAAGTATACTCAAaataaatgttatatatatatatatataggaaaattcaaatatttattaaaacttTATTCGAATACCAGATTTTTTTAAAGCAAGGattatatactatatatatatatatatatatatatatatatatatatatatatatatatatatatatatatatatatatatatatatatatatatatatatatatatatatatatatatatatatatatggaatatGTATATTTTATACTATATGTAAATTCATAAATtgtctttaaattaaattaatgtttgaattttcaaaacaaattaaatgtttatcatttattcattaattgtaattttttaaatagttgtaGATTTTACCAAAAACATGTAATGAATTATTTTTAACCAGATaaaaatatgaaatgatgtatagTCAATGTCTCCTTGGTTAATGGATAATAACTAGACAAATAAACTCGTGTCAAaactataattttaataatattaaggtTTCTTTTGGTGCATAATAGTAACATATCTTATCTCATTTTAGTAATAAGTGAAATATCATATTAcgaaaaattaattctaaaacttATCCTATCATACTTATCCCGTTGAAATTCTTTTCCTAACTGAGAGATGACTTGGAAACTGGTAGGAAAAGATTTGACCAGGATTTTGAGTTCATctttaaaaatgtattttaaattataaaatagttttgatataaacaataaaaattagataattaattaaatacataGTTTCTTATAATTACTATATTCTatctaaaattattatttttaaaataaaaaaagcttATCAACtattgaaaagaaaatataagttttttttttttgtaatggtaGTTGTTCTTTATACAATTTCcaatcaagaaaaaaaaaactgaaacaaTTAATCTTTTCCAAATAAAAAATGCTTTTCAACGCCATAAATATTAACTTACAAAAAGTAATaaccaaaaatattaaataaaataacataaaattataaaatatttttatattatcttAAATATTTTACGACTGGGAAGGAAGAGGATGAAATTTAGTAAAATTTGAGAGAATGGGAgaagaaaatttgagagaatGGGAGAGAATTGGTTGAGAGGAGCTTTTTTGTGTTTCTAGAACGAGAGAGAGGAAGGCTGGGAAGAAGAAGCGTTTTGGGAAAGTTAGTAAACTTTTTAGCGACGTGATTTCCACATCGCCACGCTGCGAAATGAAATTCACGTCGCAACAAACCAACAGTTACAAGCCACCTGCTCCTTGTCAGTCAACTCTGGCATTGAAGTTTTTGggtttttgcaattttgagttgcgacgtgatttacacgtcacaactgaattttgaaaaatcTAAACTTCCCCACATGTGCATATCTGACGCcaattgtttttcaattttttttagttgcgacgtgttttacacttcacaacatttttttaaaaatctttctGACTCTCCTCCTTGATTAacgttactttttatttttaaatattataaatatgttgcgacgtgatttacacgtCACAACTGGTTTATTTTACACACGTGAAAATTACGTCACTATTTCACGTGGCTAGGAAGCACATTCCTTGTAGTGGATGGAGGTGGGGTTGATTTCGGGGTTTCCGTGAATTTGGAGGCGGAGAGGGGTGTTTCGGAGGGAATAGTTCGGTTGAAGGCGGTGTTGGCCAAATTTGGTGGAGTGGGGGAAGGGAGAGATGTTGTTTCATGGAAATTTAATTCCGACGAAGTTTTCTCGGTGGCATCTTGTTACTCTTTTTT encodes:
- the LOC131624669 gene encoding pathogenesis-related protein 1-like gives rise to the protein MGSFYVLCILGLVLIIGSSEVAHGQDSADDYVNAHNAARSAVALEGFIIPNIHWNATAAEAAQEYVNQHKDCKVDVSDGKGYIFPFGKNIAVSTKDISGVEAVKLWVDEKPYYFHYGNLCYRECRHYVQVVWSASKTVGCAKVGCDNGGTLVACIYTPPANFASESPY
- the LOC131597873 gene encoding pathogenesis-related protein 1-like produces the protein MGSFYVLCILGLVLIIGSSEVAHGQDSADDYVNAHNAARSAVALEGFIIPNIHWNATAAEAAQEYVNQHKDCKVDVSDGKGYIFPFGKNIAVSTKDISGVEAVKLWVDEKPYYFHYGNLCYRECRHYVQVVWSASKTVGCAKVGCDNGGTLVACIYTPPANFASESPY